One Mangifera indica cultivar Alphonso chromosome 4, CATAS_Mindica_2.1, whole genome shotgun sequence genomic region harbors:
- the LOC123213147 gene encoding EEF1A lysine methyltransferase 4 → MKMNKEADAGGPKNPEMDMDQDLKVAEKKAVGPSSTSAYLDPHYWDERFSTEEHYEWLKDYSHFRHLVQAHVKLGSSVLELGCGNSQLSDELYKDGITDITCIDLSAVAVKKMQERLRLKGYKEIKVLEADMLELPFNEGCFDVVIEKGTMEVLFVNSGDPWNPRPETVTKVMAMLEGVHRVLKPDGIFISISFGQPHFRRPFFNAPRFTWSFEHFTFGDGFHYFFYILRKGKRSSNCEESCEKCETPAINLFHEELESEDYIFRTNIDEMDC, encoded by the exons ATGAAGATGAATAAGGAAGCAGACGCGGGTGGACCCAAAAACCCAGAAATGGATATGGATCAAGACCTGAAAGTAGCGGAGAAGAAAGCCGTTGGACCCTCCTCAACTTCAGCTTATCTTGATCCTCACTACTG GGATGAGAGGTTCTCTACTGAGGAACACTATGAGTGGCTTAAAGATTACTCTCATTTTCGCCACCTCGTTCAAGCTCATGTCAAACTTGGTTCCTCT GTATTGGAGCTGGGCTGTGGAAATTCTCAGTTGAGTGATGAACTGTACAAAGATGGGATTACTGATATAACATGCATCGATCTGTCGGCTGTTGCGGTTAAGAAGATGCAGGAACGTTTACGGCTGAAAGGATATAAAG AAATAAAGGTTTTGGAGGCTGACATGCTAGAGCTGCCCTTCAATGAAGGGTGTTTTGATGTGGTTATTGAGAAAGGAACAATG GAAGTGTTGTTTGTAAACAGTGGTGATCCATGGAATCCACGACCTGAAACAGTGACCAAGGTCATGGCTATGCTTGAAGGTGTTCATAGAGTTCTGAAGCCAGATGGGATATTCATCTCCATTTCTTTTGGCCAG CCTCACTTCAGACGGCCTTTCTTCAATGCTCCGAGGTTTACCTGGTCATTTGAACATTTCACCTTTGGTGATGgatttcactattttttctaTATCTTGAGGAAG GGAAAGAGATCATCAAATTGTGAAGAATCTTGTGAGAAATGCGAGACGCCGGCTATTAATCTGTTTCATGAAGAATTGGAGAGTGAGGATTACATATTTCGAACCAACATTGATGAAATGGATTGTTGA
- the LOC123214441 gene encoding probable E3 ubiquitin-protein ligase ARI2 isoform X2 yields MGDCMSGDEDFYDSDHSESDLDSHDIIENDEALQWAPPKDSSTKVITKESLLAAQREDLQRVMNLFSLREHHARTLLIHHRWDVEKLLEVLADKEKASLFSDAGVTVNEDIGSSLYSSSEVMCDICMEEVSAEAATKMDCGHCFCNECWTGHFIVKINEGQSRRIRCMAHKCDVICDETVVRNLVSKKHPDLAEKFDRFLLESYIEDNKMVKWCPSTPHCGNAIRVEEDKFCEVECACGLQFCFSCLSEVHSPCSCLMWELWAKKCRDESETVNWITVHTKPCPKCHKPVEKNGGCNLVSCICGQAFCWLCGGATGRDHTWSRIAGHSCGHYKEDKANKTERAKRDLYRYMHYHNRYKAHTDSFKLESKLKETILEKVSILEERESRHRDFSWVTNGLYRLFRSRRVLSYSYPFAFYMFGDELFRDEMNLQEREIKQHLFEDQQQQLEANVEKLSKNLEEPFDEYPDDKVMEIRMQVINLSVITDNLCKKMYECIENDLLGCLQLGTHIIAPYKSKGIERASELSTCWTAKSNTTGGGSSEHDRPSGSGSLDDSGCSSRKRPRNEGFGGGFLDLNLPAEVIDRN; encoded by the exons ATGGGCGATTGCATGAGTGGAGACGAGGATTTCTATGACTCAGATCACTCTGAGTCGGATCTTGATTCGCACGATATTATCGAGAATGATGAGGCGCTGCAGTGGGCCCCACCCAAGGATTCCTCCACAAag GTTATAACGAAAGAATCGCTTCTGGCTGCCCAG AGGGAAGATTTGCAGAGAGTAATGAACTTGTTTTCTCTGAGGGAACATCATGCACGTACTTTACTTATTCATCATCGTTGGGATGTTGAGAAGTTGTTAGAGGTTCTCGCGGATAAAGAGAAAGCAAGCTTGTTTTCTGATGCTGGTGTCACTGTGAATGAAGATATTGGTTCATCACTGTATTCTTCTTCTGAAGTAATGTGTGATATATGCATGGAGGAAGTTTCTGCTGAAGCTGCAACCAAAATGGACTGTGGCCATTGCTTTTGCAATGAAT GTTGGACAGGAcattttattgtcaaaataaaCGAGGGGCAGAGTAGGCGCATTAGATGCATGGCGCACAAATGCGATGTTATTTGTGATGAAACAGTTGTCAGAAATCTGGTCAGTAAAAAGCATCCTGATTTGGCGGAGAAATTTGATCGTTTTCTTCTTGAGTCATATATTGAGGATAATAAAATGGTTAAGTGGTGCCCAAGCACTCCTCATTGTGGGAATGCGATACGTGTTGAGGAAGATAAATTTTGTGAGGTAGAATGTGCTTGTGGCttacaattttgttttagttgtttATCGGAAGTACACTCGCCTTGTTCATGTTTGATGTGGGAACTTTGGGCCAAGAAGTGCCGAGATGAATCTGAAACAGTTAATTGGATCACTGTTCATACAAAGCCTTGTCCAAAGTGCCACAAACCTGTGGAGAAGAATGGTGGCTGTAACCTCGTGAGCTGTATTTGTGGACAGGCATTTTG TTGGTTATGTGGTGGAGCTACCGGCCGGGACCATACTTGGTCAAGAATTGCAGGGCACAGTTGTGGTCACTACAAAGAAGACAAAGCGAACAAAACTGAACGGGCTAAGCGGGATCTATATCGGTATATGCACTATCATAATCGTTATAAAGCTCATACAGATTCCTTTAAACTAGAAAGTAAACTTAAGGAGACAATTCTAGAGAAGGTGTCAATATTAGAAGAGAGGGAATCAAGGCATAGAGATTTTAGCTGGGTAACTAATGGGTTGTACAGACTTTTTAGATCAAGGCGTGTACTTTCTTATTCATACCCATTTGCATTTTATATGTTTGGGGATGAGCTCTTCAGGGATGAGATGAACTTGCAAGAAAGGGAAATAAAACAGCATCTATTTGAGGACCAGCAACAGCAGCTTGAGGCAAATGTTGAGAAACTCTCCAAGAACTTAGAGGAGCCATTTGACGAATATCCCGATGACAAAGTCATGGAGATAAGGATGCAAGTCATCAATTTGTCTGTGATCACTGATAACCTCTGTAAGAAAAT GTATGAGTGCATTGAGAATGATTTATTGGGTTGTCTTCAACTTGGTACTCACATTATAGCTCCTTACAAGTCAAAGGGCATTGAGAGGGCATCAGAACTTTCTACTTGCTGGACAGCCAAATCAAATACTACTG GAGGAGGGTCATCAGAACATGATCGGCCTTCAGGCTCTGGGAGTTTAGATGATAGTGGATGCTCTTCTCGGAAGCGTCCTAGAAATGAGGGTTTTGGTGGTGGCTTTCTTGACTTGAACTTGCCGGCTGAAGTTATTGACAGGAACTGA
- the LOC123214441 gene encoding probable E3 ubiquitin-protein ligase ARI2 isoform X1 codes for MGDCMSGDEDFYDSDHSESDLDSHDIIENDEALQWAPPKDSSTKVITKESLLAAQREDLQRVMNLFSLREHHARTLLIHHRWDVEKLLEVLADKEKASLFSDAGVTVNEDIGSSLYSSSEVMCDICMEEVSAEAATKMDCGHCFCNECWTGHFIVKINEGQSRRIRCMAHKCDVICDETVVRNLVSKKHPDLAEKFDRFLLESYIEDNKMVKWCPSTPHCGNAIRVEEDKFCEVECACGLQFCFSCLSEVHSPCSCLMWELWAKKCRDESETVNWITVHTKPCPKCHKPVEKNGGCNLVSCICGQAFCWLCGGATGRDHTWSRIAGHSCGHYKEDKANKTERAKRDLYRYMHYHNRYKAHTDSFKLESKLKETILEKVSILEERESRHRDFSWVTNGLYRLFRSRRVLSYSYPFAFYMFGDELFRDEMNLQEREIKQHLFEDQQQQLEANVEKLSKNLEEPFDEYPDDKVMEIRMQVINLSVITDNLCKKMYECIENDLLGCLQLGTHIIAPYKSKGIERASELSTCWTAKSNTTGNCLPLDCGTSGGGSSEHDRPSGSGSLDDSGCSSRKRPRNEGFGGGFLDLNLPAEVIDRN; via the exons ATGGGCGATTGCATGAGTGGAGACGAGGATTTCTATGACTCAGATCACTCTGAGTCGGATCTTGATTCGCACGATATTATCGAGAATGATGAGGCGCTGCAGTGGGCCCCACCCAAGGATTCCTCCACAAag GTTATAACGAAAGAATCGCTTCTGGCTGCCCAG AGGGAAGATTTGCAGAGAGTAATGAACTTGTTTTCTCTGAGGGAACATCATGCACGTACTTTACTTATTCATCATCGTTGGGATGTTGAGAAGTTGTTAGAGGTTCTCGCGGATAAAGAGAAAGCAAGCTTGTTTTCTGATGCTGGTGTCACTGTGAATGAAGATATTGGTTCATCACTGTATTCTTCTTCTGAAGTAATGTGTGATATATGCATGGAGGAAGTTTCTGCTGAAGCTGCAACCAAAATGGACTGTGGCCATTGCTTTTGCAATGAAT GTTGGACAGGAcattttattgtcaaaataaaCGAGGGGCAGAGTAGGCGCATTAGATGCATGGCGCACAAATGCGATGTTATTTGTGATGAAACAGTTGTCAGAAATCTGGTCAGTAAAAAGCATCCTGATTTGGCGGAGAAATTTGATCGTTTTCTTCTTGAGTCATATATTGAGGATAATAAAATGGTTAAGTGGTGCCCAAGCACTCCTCATTGTGGGAATGCGATACGTGTTGAGGAAGATAAATTTTGTGAGGTAGAATGTGCTTGTGGCttacaattttgttttagttgtttATCGGAAGTACACTCGCCTTGTTCATGTTTGATGTGGGAACTTTGGGCCAAGAAGTGCCGAGATGAATCTGAAACAGTTAATTGGATCACTGTTCATACAAAGCCTTGTCCAAAGTGCCACAAACCTGTGGAGAAGAATGGTGGCTGTAACCTCGTGAGCTGTATTTGTGGACAGGCATTTTG TTGGTTATGTGGTGGAGCTACCGGCCGGGACCATACTTGGTCAAGAATTGCAGGGCACAGTTGTGGTCACTACAAAGAAGACAAAGCGAACAAAACTGAACGGGCTAAGCGGGATCTATATCGGTATATGCACTATCATAATCGTTATAAAGCTCATACAGATTCCTTTAAACTAGAAAGTAAACTTAAGGAGACAATTCTAGAGAAGGTGTCAATATTAGAAGAGAGGGAATCAAGGCATAGAGATTTTAGCTGGGTAACTAATGGGTTGTACAGACTTTTTAGATCAAGGCGTGTACTTTCTTATTCATACCCATTTGCATTTTATATGTTTGGGGATGAGCTCTTCAGGGATGAGATGAACTTGCAAGAAAGGGAAATAAAACAGCATCTATTTGAGGACCAGCAACAGCAGCTTGAGGCAAATGTTGAGAAACTCTCCAAGAACTTAGAGGAGCCATTTGACGAATATCCCGATGACAAAGTCATGGAGATAAGGATGCAAGTCATCAATTTGTCTGTGATCACTGATAACCTCTGTAAGAAAAT GTATGAGTGCATTGAGAATGATTTATTGGGTTGTCTTCAACTTGGTACTCACATTATAGCTCCTTACAAGTCAAAGGGCATTGAGAGGGCATCAGAACTTTCTACTTGCTGGACAGCCAAATCAAATACTACTGGTAATTGTCTACCATTGGACTGTGGCACAAGTG GAGGAGGGTCATCAGAACATGATCGGCCTTCAGGCTCTGGGAGTTTAGATGATAGTGGATGCTCTTCTCGGAAGCGTCCTAGAAATGAGGGTTTTGGTGGTGGCTTTCTTGACTTGAACTTGCCGGCTGAAGTTATTGACAGGAACTGA
- the LOC123214441 gene encoding probable E3 ubiquitin-protein ligase ARI1 isoform X3: MGDCMSGDEDFYDSDHSESDLDSHDIIENDEALQWAPPKDSSTKVITKESLLAAQREDLQRVMNLFSLREHHARTLLIHHRWDVEKLLEVLADKEKASLFSDAGVTVNEDIGSSLYSSSEVMCDICMEEVSAEAATKMDCGHCFCNECWTGHFIVKINEGQSRRIRCMAHKCDVICDETVVRNLVSKKHPDLAEKFDRFLLESYIEDNKMVKWCPSTPHCGNAIRVEEDKFCEVECACGLQFCFSCLSEVHSPCSCLMWELWAKKCRDESETVNWITVHTKPCPKCHKPVEKNGGCNLVSCICGQAFCWLCGGATGRDHTWSRIAGHSCGHYKEDKANKTERAKRDLYRDEMNLQEREIKQHLFEDQQQQLEANVEKLSKNLEEPFDEYPDDKVMEIRMQVINLSVITDNLCKKMYECIENDLLGCLQLGTHIIAPYKSKGIERASELSTCWTAKSNTTGNCLPLDCGTSGGGSSEHDRPSGSGSLDDSGCSSRKRPRNEGFGGGFLDLNLPAEVIDRN, translated from the exons ATGGGCGATTGCATGAGTGGAGACGAGGATTTCTATGACTCAGATCACTCTGAGTCGGATCTTGATTCGCACGATATTATCGAGAATGATGAGGCGCTGCAGTGGGCCCCACCCAAGGATTCCTCCACAAag GTTATAACGAAAGAATCGCTTCTGGCTGCCCAG AGGGAAGATTTGCAGAGAGTAATGAACTTGTTTTCTCTGAGGGAACATCATGCACGTACTTTACTTATTCATCATCGTTGGGATGTTGAGAAGTTGTTAGAGGTTCTCGCGGATAAAGAGAAAGCAAGCTTGTTTTCTGATGCTGGTGTCACTGTGAATGAAGATATTGGTTCATCACTGTATTCTTCTTCTGAAGTAATGTGTGATATATGCATGGAGGAAGTTTCTGCTGAAGCTGCAACCAAAATGGACTGTGGCCATTGCTTTTGCAATGAAT GTTGGACAGGAcattttattgtcaaaataaaCGAGGGGCAGAGTAGGCGCATTAGATGCATGGCGCACAAATGCGATGTTATTTGTGATGAAACAGTTGTCAGAAATCTGGTCAGTAAAAAGCATCCTGATTTGGCGGAGAAATTTGATCGTTTTCTTCTTGAGTCATATATTGAGGATAATAAAATGGTTAAGTGGTGCCCAAGCACTCCTCATTGTGGGAATGCGATACGTGTTGAGGAAGATAAATTTTGTGAGGTAGAATGTGCTTGTGGCttacaattttgttttagttgtttATCGGAAGTACACTCGCCTTGTTCATGTTTGATGTGGGAACTTTGGGCCAAGAAGTGCCGAGATGAATCTGAAACAGTTAATTGGATCACTGTTCATACAAAGCCTTGTCCAAAGTGCCACAAACCTGTGGAGAAGAATGGTGGCTGTAACCTCGTGAGCTGTATTTGTGGACAGGCATTTTG TTGGTTATGTGGTGGAGCTACCGGCCGGGACCATACTTGGTCAAGAATTGCAGGGCACAGTTGTGGTCACTACAAAGAAGACAAAGCGAACAAAACTGAACGGGCTAAGCGGGATCTATATCG GGATGAGATGAACTTGCAAGAAAGGGAAATAAAACAGCATCTATTTGAGGACCAGCAACAGCAGCTTGAGGCAAATGTTGAGAAACTCTCCAAGAACTTAGAGGAGCCATTTGACGAATATCCCGATGACAAAGTCATGGAGATAAGGATGCAAGTCATCAATTTGTCTGTGATCACTGATAACCTCTGTAAGAAAAT GTATGAGTGCATTGAGAATGATTTATTGGGTTGTCTTCAACTTGGTACTCACATTATAGCTCCTTACAAGTCAAAGGGCATTGAGAGGGCATCAGAACTTTCTACTTGCTGGACAGCCAAATCAAATACTACTGGTAATTGTCTACCATTGGACTGTGGCACAAGTG GAGGAGGGTCATCAGAACATGATCGGCCTTCAGGCTCTGGGAGTTTAGATGATAGTGGATGCTCTTCTCGGAAGCGTCCTAGAAATGAGGGTTTTGGTGGTGGCTTTCTTGACTTGAACTTGCCGGCTGAAGTTATTGACAGGAACTGA